A genomic segment from Stappia indica encodes:
- a CDS encoding ABC transporter ATP-binding protein, which produces MDVLTIDGLSVDFLTGEGRIRAVDDVSFSVPRNRTVALVGESGSGKTVISQTIMGLLPEKAQITGGRVLFRENDTAAAVDIAALDRKGAAMRAIRGNRIAIIFQEPMTSLSPLHTIGDQIGEAAELHRGVSAQEARELTREMLRLVRFPDPARSLDSYAFELSGGLRQRAMIAMAMICHPALLIADEPTTALDVTIQAEILKLIKDVQAELQMSTLLITHDFGVVANMADEVVVIYHGRIMERGSAASLFSNPRHDYLKALLNAVPRFGMDEGERLVPIRPIEPHAEGFLKKRSSERACAVGQPLMSMIDVTKRFTTRKGGFLGGGTRSVLALDNINLTVRRGECLGLVGESGSGKTTAAKAILRAIEINEGAIRYDCGDGPVDVASLQGADLLEYRRRVQLIFQDPFSSLNPRMTVNELLAEPLVIHKVGTPEERAERVRELMRLVGLDPRFLRRYPHSFSGGQRQRIGIARALALNPEFILCDEPTSALDVSVQAQILNLLRDLKKELGLTYLFVSHNLAVVDYIAERLAVMCRGRVVEVGSTRNVIGNPLHPYTRALLASVPEPDLNAPLDFAALEAGRASEPDLWPEPFRIVDGVRPVLVEMETDHFVCAPGLVGDGAPASMEAAQ; this is translated from the coding sequence GTGGATGTGTTGACGATCGACGGGCTGAGTGTCGATTTCCTGACCGGCGAAGGCCGCATCCGAGCCGTCGACGATGTCTCCTTTTCCGTTCCCCGCAACCGGACCGTGGCCCTTGTGGGAGAGTCCGGCTCCGGCAAGACCGTCATCTCCCAGACGATCATGGGCCTGCTGCCGGAAAAGGCACAGATCACGGGCGGCCGCGTGTTGTTCAGGGAGAACGACACGGCTGCCGCGGTCGACATCGCCGCCCTCGACCGCAAGGGGGCGGCCATGCGCGCCATCCGCGGCAACCGGATCGCCATCATCTTCCAGGAGCCGATGACGTCCCTGTCGCCGCTTCACACGATCGGCGACCAGATCGGCGAGGCGGCCGAGCTGCATCGGGGCGTCAGCGCGCAGGAGGCGCGCGAACTGACGCGGGAAATGCTGCGGCTGGTGCGCTTCCCCGATCCTGCGCGCTCGCTCGATTCCTATGCCTTCGAGCTGTCGGGCGGCCTGCGCCAGCGTGCGATGATCGCCATGGCGATGATCTGCCATCCTGCCCTGCTGATTGCGGATGAGCCGACCACTGCCCTCGACGTCACCATCCAGGCCGAGATCCTCAAGCTCATCAAGGATGTGCAGGCCGAGCTGCAGATGTCGACGCTGCTCATCACCCATGACTTCGGCGTCGTCGCCAACATGGCGGACGAGGTGGTGGTGATCTATCACGGCCGGATCATGGAGCGCGGCAGCGCGGCCTCGCTCTTTTCCAACCCTCGCCACGATTACCTGAAGGCACTGCTGAATGCGGTGCCACGCTTCGGTATGGACGAGGGCGAGAGGCTGGTGCCGATCCGCCCGATCGAGCCGCATGCGGAAGGCTTCCTCAAGAAGCGTTCGTCCGAGCGGGCTTGCGCCGTCGGGCAGCCGCTGATGAGCATGATCGATGTCACCAAGCGCTTCACGACCCGCAAGGGCGGGTTCCTGGGGGGCGGGACACGGTCCGTGCTTGCGCTCGACAACATCAACCTGACGGTCAGGCGAGGCGAATGCCTCGGCCTTGTCGGCGAGAGCGGCTCCGGCAAGACGACGGCTGCCAAGGCGATCCTGCGTGCCATCGAGATCAACGAGGGCGCGATCCGCTACGACTGCGGCGACGGGCCCGTGGATGTCGCCAGTCTGCAAGGGGCGGATCTGCTCGAGTATCGCCGGCGGGTCCAGCTGATCTTCCAGGATCCGTTCTCCTCGCTGAACCCGCGCATGACGGTGAACGAGCTGCTGGCGGAGCCGCTGGTCATCCACAAGGTCGGCACGCCCGAGGAGCGGGCAGAACGGGTGCGCGAACTGATGCGCCTCGTCGGCCTCGATCCGCGCTTTCTGCGCCGCTACCCGCATTCGTTCTCCGGCGGTCAGCGCCAGCGCATCGGCATCGCGCGTGCATTGGCGCTCAATCCGGAGTTCATCCTTTGCGACGAGCCGACATCGGCGCTCGACGTCTCGGTCCAGGCGCAGATCCTCAACCTGTTGCGGGATCTGAAGAAGGAACTCGGCCTCACCTATCTTTTCGTCAGCCACAATCTGGCGGTTGTTGATTACATCGCCGAGAGGCTGGCGGTGATGTGCCGCGGCCGTGTCGTCGAGGTCGGCAGTACCCGCAATGTGATCGGAAACCCGCTGCATCCCTACACACGCGCATTGCTGGCTTCCGTTCCCGAGCCCGATCTGAACGCGCCTCTGGATTTTGCGGCACTGGAAGCCGGACGAGCCTCGGAGCCTGATCTCTGGCCGGAGCCGTTCCGTATTGTCGACGGTGTCCGTCCGGTGCTGGTGGAGATGGAGACCGATCACTTCGTATGTGCGCCGGGTCTCGTCGGTGACGGCGCGCCGGCCTCGATGGAGGCAGCCCAATGA
- a CDS encoding ABC transporter substrate-binding protein — MTSRTVLPALALFCTSLLAALPASALTLKETPSLAPRVGSDLPPVSERVPAEPLIVDLEARGREIGTPGGKIDTLIGRSRDVRLINVWGYARLVAYNEKLELVPDILKDFVEEDGRSFTLTLRKGHKWSDGHPFTSEDIRFWYEDVASNAELQPSGLPQFMLAGGKPPIFEVIDETTVRFTWEAPNPLFKPELAKSRPPFIYRPAHYLKQFHARYGDAEKIQKLAEERKLRSWAALFNKMDDMYDARNPELPSLQPWVRLVDDSERRFVLHRNPFYHRIDSAGQQLPYLDSVVMTVADGKIIAAKTQAGEADLQARNIGFSDITILKRGEKLGRFETYLWPISKGSQISLQPNLTVADPVWRKLMLDTRFRRALSLGIDREMINKVLYLGLATPGNDTVLEQSPLYRQEYRDLHAQFDPEEANRLLDEIGLTERRGDGVRLMPDGRPLEIIVEATGESQEELDALELVGETWREIGVKLFAKPSQRDIIRERALSGLLVMSVWAGFENGIPTSEMPPEDFAPVRSDFLSWSRWGNWYETDGQTGEKPDWEPAIRLTQLYDDWLKSSSEEERTEIWHEILKIHAEETIHIGLVSEVRQPVVVKGLGNVPKEGIYGWDPGAQFGIHRMDEFYRK, encoded by the coding sequence ATGACATCCCGTACCGTGCTGCCTGCGCTTGCCCTGTTCTGCACGTCCCTCCTTGCGGCGTTGCCGGCGTCGGCATTGACGCTGAAGGAGACGCCGTCCCTGGCCCCGCGCGTCGGCAGCGACCTGCCGCCGGTTTCGGAGCGGGTGCCGGCAGAGCCGTTGATCGTCGACCTGGAGGCACGTGGCCGCGAGATCGGCACGCCGGGTGGCAAGATCGACACACTGATCGGCCGCTCTCGCGACGTTCGCCTCATCAACGTCTGGGGCTATGCCCGTCTCGTTGCCTATAACGAGAAACTCGAACTGGTGCCCGACATCCTCAAGGACTTCGTCGAGGAGGACGGGCGCAGTTTCACCCTCACCCTGCGCAAGGGACACAAGTGGTCGGACGGCCACCCGTTCACCTCCGAGGACATCCGCTTCTGGTACGAGGATGTTGCCTCGAATGCCGAGTTGCAGCCTTCCGGCCTGCCGCAGTTCATGCTGGCTGGCGGGAAGCCGCCGATCTTCGAGGTGATCGACGAGACGACCGTCCGCTTCACGTGGGAGGCTCCCAACCCGCTGTTCAAGCCGGAGCTAGCCAAGTCGCGCCCGCCCTTCATCTATCGTCCGGCGCACTACCTGAAGCAGTTCCACGCGCGCTACGGGGATGCGGAGAAGATCCAGAAGCTGGCGGAAGAGCGCAAGCTGCGCAGCTGGGCCGCGCTCTTCAACAAGATGGACGACATGTATGATGCCCGGAACCCGGAGCTGCCGAGCCTGCAGCCATGGGTGAGGCTGGTGGATGACAGCGAGCGGCGGTTCGTGCTGCACCGCAATCCGTTCTACCATCGGATCGACTCCGCAGGGCAGCAGCTGCCCTATCTCGACAGCGTCGTGATGACGGTGGCCGACGGCAAGATTATCGCCGCGAAGACCCAGGCCGGCGAGGCCGACCTGCAGGCGCGCAATATCGGCTTTTCCGACATCACGATCCTCAAGCGCGGTGAAAAGCTCGGCCGGTTCGAGACGTATCTGTGGCCGATCAGCAAGGGCTCGCAGATTTCCCTGCAGCCCAACCTGACGGTCGCCGATCCGGTCTGGCGCAAGCTGATGCTGGATACGAGGTTCCGCCGTGCGCTCTCGCTCGGCATCGACCGCGAGATGATCAACAAGGTGCTTTATCTCGGGCTTGCCACGCCGGGTAACGACACGGTGCTCGAGCAGAGCCCGCTGTATCGCCAAGAGTACCGCGATCTCCATGCCCAGTTCGACCCCGAGGAGGCGAACCGCCTGCTGGACGAGATCGGCCTGACGGAGCGCCGGGGCGACGGGGTGCGGCTGATGCCGGACGGCCGGCCGCTCGAGATCATCGTCGAGGCGACCGGCGAGAGCCAGGAAGAGCTCGATGCACTGGAACTCGTCGGCGAGACCTGGCGCGAGATTGGTGTGAAGCTGTTCGCCAAGCCGAGCCAGCGCGACATCATCCGCGAACGGGCGCTGTCGGGTCTGCTGGTCATGTCGGTGTGGGCGGGTTTCGAGAACGGGATTCCGACCTCGGAAATGCCGCCGGAGGACTTTGCGCCGGTGCGCAGCGACTTCCTGTCCTGGTCGCGTTGGGGCAATTGGTACGAGACCGACGGTCAGACCGGAGAAAAACCGGACTGGGAGCCGGCGATCCGGCTGACGCAGCTCTACGACGACTGGCTGAAGTCCAGCTCCGAGGAGGAGCGGACGGAAATCTGGCACGAGATCCTGAAGATCCATGCCGAGGAGACCATTCATATCGGGCTGGTGTCGGAAGTCCGCCAGCCGGTTGTGGTGAAGGGCCTCGGCAATGTGCCGAAGGAAGGCATCTACGGCTGGGATCCCGGTGCCCAGTTCGGCATTCACCGAATGGACGAGTTCTACCGGAAGTGA
- a CDS encoding ABC transporter permease: MLYYIVRRVLTMIPTLFVISLLTFVIIELPAGDYISNQIAALRATGESASIAKLEFLRAEFALDRPFLERYLIWIGLWPGVHGFDGLLQGNWGWSFEYEKPVSEVVGPTLPLTIVLNTATILFVYVVSFPIGIYSATRQYSWGDYGFTFIGYIGLATPNFLLGLIMLYFANLWFGLSVGGLMAPEYIGQPWSVGKALSVLAHLIVPTVVIGTAGTAAMIRRLRANLLDELHKQYVTTARAKGLRESRLLVKYPLRMALNPFIADIGNLIPSLVSGSVIVSVVLNLPTVGPVLLNALQSQDQFLAGFILLFVAVLTLIGMLVSDLLLAVLDPRIRLGGKA, encoded by the coding sequence ATGCTCTACTATATCGTGCGCCGGGTGTTGACGATGATCCCGACGCTGTTCGTGATCAGCCTGCTGACATTCGTCATCATCGAGCTTCCGGCCGGTGACTATATTTCCAACCAGATTGCCGCTCTGCGGGCGACCGGAGAAAGCGCATCCATCGCCAAGCTCGAGTTCCTGCGGGCGGAGTTCGCGCTCGACCGGCCGTTCCTGGAGCGCTACCTGATCTGGATCGGCCTTTGGCCGGGGGTGCACGGCTTCGACGGGCTGCTGCAGGGCAATTGGGGCTGGTCTTTCGAATACGAGAAGCCGGTGTCCGAAGTGGTGGGGCCGACCCTGCCGCTGACCATCGTGCTGAACACGGCGACGATCCTGTTCGTCTATGTCGTCTCCTTCCCGATCGGCATCTATTCGGCGACCCGGCAATATTCCTGGGGTGACTACGGCTTCACGTTCATCGGCTATATCGGGCTTGCGACGCCGAACTTCCTTCTCGGCCTGATCATGCTGTATTTCGCCAATCTCTGGTTCGGCCTCTCGGTCGGCGGGCTCATGGCGCCGGAATATATCGGCCAGCCCTGGAGCGTGGGGAAGGCGCTGTCGGTGCTGGCGCACCTGATCGTGCCGACGGTGGTCATCGGAACCGCCGGCACGGCGGCGATGATCCGGCGGCTGCGGGCGAACCTTCTGGATGAACTCCACAAGCAATACGTGACGACCGCGCGCGCCAAGGGCCTGCGCGAATCCCGCCTCCTGGTGAAGTATCCGCTGCGCATGGCGCTCAATCCGTTCATTGCCGATATCGGCAACCTGATCCCTTCGCTCGTCTCCGGCTCGGTCATCGTGTCGGTCGTGCTCAACCTGCCGACCGTCGGACCGGTGCTGCTGAATGCCCTTCAGTCGCAGGACCAGTTTCTCGCCGGCTTCATCCTGCTCTTCGTCGCGGTCCTGACGCTGATCGGCATGCTGGTATCCGACCTGCTGCTGGCGGTCCTCGACCCGCGCATCCGGCTTGGGGGGAAGGCGTGA
- a CDS encoding ABC transporter permease: MSMRNEPEHYVNPDVFNPSHAESLTPEQERYYQASQWTIMWWKFRRHRVAVWSGVILILFYLCVPFAEIIAPYSPNQRSNDHLYAPPQTLRLFHEGSFVGPFVYGLKADIDLETVRWVYTEDRQDVQPLRFLCFGPQYRFWGLFDASFHLVCPAKEGTLYLLGTDRLGRDVFSGLVYGARLSLTVGLIGVTISIVLGLFFGGLAGFFGGLIDSAIQRVIEILRSLPELPLWMALSAALPVTWSPVWIYLGITVILGLLDWPGLARAVRSKLLALREEEYAKAALLMGAKPSRVIRKHLLPGFTSHIIASASLSIPAMILGETALSYLNLGLRRPAVSWGVLLNEAQDISVVVIYPWLMAPVVPIIIVVLAFNFLGDGLRDAADPYK; encoded by the coding sequence ATGAGCATGCGCAACGAGCCCGAGCACTACGTCAATCCGGATGTGTTCAACCCGTCTCACGCAGAATCGCTGACCCCGGAGCAGGAGCGCTACTACCAGGCCTCGCAGTGGACGATCATGTGGTGGAAGTTCCGCCGCCATCGGGTCGCCGTGTGGTCGGGCGTGATCCTCATCCTGTTCTACCTGTGCGTCCCGTTTGCCGAGATCATCGCTCCCTACTCGCCGAACCAGCGCTCCAACGACCACCTCTACGCGCCGCCGCAGACGCTGCGCCTGTTCCACGAAGGCTCCTTCGTCGGCCCGTTCGTCTACGGCCTGAAGGCGGATATCGACCTGGAGACGGTGCGCTGGGTCTATACCGAAGACCGGCAGGACGTGCAGCCGCTGCGCTTCCTCTGCTTCGGACCGCAATACAGGTTCTGGGGCCTTTTCGATGCGAGCTTCCACCTTGTCTGTCCGGCGAAGGAGGGGACGCTCTACCTCCTCGGCACCGACCGATTGGGGCGGGATGTGTTCTCCGGCCTCGTATACGGTGCGCGCCTGTCGCTCACCGTCGGCCTGATCGGTGTGACCATCTCCATCGTGCTGGGACTGTTCTTCGGCGGGCTGGCCGGCTTTTTCGGCGGCCTTATCGACAGCGCGATCCAGCGGGTGATCGAGATCCTGCGCTCTCTCCCGGAATTGCCCCTGTGGATGGCGCTGTCGGCCGCTCTTCCGGTCACCTGGTCGCCCGTTTGGATTTATCTCGGCATCACGGTGATCCTCGGCCTGCTCGACTGGCCCGGTCTTGCGCGTGCCGTGCGCTCCAAGCTGCTGGCTTTGCGCGAGGAGGAATATGCCAAGGCCGCACTGCTGATGGGGGCGAAGCCTTCGCGCGTCATCCGCAAGCACCTGCTGCCGGGCTTCACGAGCCACATCATCGCATCGGCCTCCCTGTCGATCCCGGCGATGATCCTCGGCGAGACGGCGCTGTCCTACCTCAACCTCGGTCTGCGCCGGCCTGCGGTGTCCTGGGGCGTCCTGCTCAACGAGGCGCAGGATATCTCGGTTGTGGTCATCTATCCCTGGCTGATGGCGCCGGTCGTTCCCATCATCATCGTCGTGCTCGCATTCAATTTCCTTGGCGATGGTTTGCGCGACGCCGCCGACCCGTATAAGTGA